The genomic interval GAGCGATATCCACTTCCACATAATCGCCCACCGCAAGAATGCCGCTGCTTTGATTTTTAAATTGCTTCAACCGCCCACTCACTGAGGCAGTAATCTGCAGATTGCCCATGAGTATCTTGCACTGATAGTTACTCATCACCTCTACTATTCTGCCAAGTTTCAGCTTCACTCCACGTTTGAAGTGTTTCGCACGTTTTGCTGCGGTTCGAGCCGTTTTATACTCACTTTGCTGGCGGAAATCGTCTAAAACCTCAAGCTCCGACAAATTGATGTTTCTTAGCCTGCCGGTATACTTGATACTGCGTTTTTTATCTTTTTGCTTCACTTCTTATAAATGGGCGTAATGATATCGAAAATATCTGCCGATTCTTTAATCTTAGCTTCATTTCCCATAACTGCATAATGGTTTTTATCCATAATAGCTTGCACCATATCGGCATACTGTCTCAAATCCTGCAAAGTTGTGGAAAGTACTTCATCACGTATTTGTTGTCTATCTTCTTGAGTAAACCCAGTAATAAAGTCTCGGTCCGATTGAGCACCAATTCCTTCGGGAGTCTTGGGATAATCCATTATTGAGATGTCGCCCAAAATATATTTATCCATATCGCGTTTACTGCATTGGAATCTACGAATATATTCGGGAACCTCATTATAGGTTTGGAGGCTTTCTTTCAAATTGGGATCACGATAAGAATAGAAGAACTGATATCCGTCCATGCCAAAATTCGCTCCCCCACCGTAAGCTCCACCTTTTACACGCAGTTCTTTATAAAGGAATTCGTTGCTTAATATATTTGAAAGCACCCTAAGCTTACCAGAGTAGGAATAGCCCTTACGGAAAAAGTTTCCCCCCTTAACTACATATTGTATTTTAATGGGAGCGGCAATGCCTTCATTGATATTTCGGGTTATAAATTCTTGATTTATTGGATTACGTGCTTCTGTGCTAAACTGAGTAATTAATGTAGGAAGTTGATCAACTACTTGAGGTATCAAATCTTCATTCGCAGTAATACTAACTATGGAGTTGTGAATATTGAAGTAATGATCTTGCACCCATTTCAACTCAACAATAATTTTATCTATGTCCGTATCCATATTTCTTGCCAATTCAGTCAGGAAATATAGATAGTCTAAGCCATAAACTTTGTCTCTGAGGGCATGATATTGAGAGAAGGGCGCAAACATCCGGTTAATGGTGTGCGTCATTCCTGCCGTTATTGCGTTCTCTTCCATTGCTGCTTTAAGCTCTTGAATAAGGCTTTTTAGCCGGGATGGATTATCTAGCACGGCTTTTAACGCATATTCAGCACTCAATTCCATTAGTTTAGGGGTTTTATTGACAATTGCTTTCCCAGAAAGTATCAGCTTGGGCAAAATATCGTCTGGGGTCTGATAGCTATTGGCAATATCTAGCTGCAAACTGATTCCTCCAGTATGATTGCTGATCTCGTTTGAAAGCTCTGCGTAGCTGTAGTTTTTGCTGTTAATCTGCCCCAATAGCTGGGTGTATAGCCTTATCCATGGCAAATCCTCATAAGCGGCATGTGCCAGATCGAAATACACTTTCAAATATGCTATACCATTTGTGTGTACTGGGTGTTTTAGCAAAGTATAGTCTTTATTCTTTTCAATTTCACAGGGCAAAGCCTGTGCCTTAGGATCCACATCGTCAAGGCTTAGCAGCGGAATTCTATTTAAGTCTTCCTCGCTATCGGGAAATTCTTGCCACTTTTTAAGTTCAAGGTTTTGTTCTATAAGTTCATTAATCTGCTTTTTGTTTAAGGTTTTCTTATAAGCATCCAGTTCGGTTCTGGTTACAGCTTCTTGCTTGGCTATCAATCCCGGAACCGGCTCAAAGTGGATTTCGCTTTGATGAGGATTATCCACGAAAATGTTTTGTAGTAACTGTTC from Candidatus Cloacimonadota bacterium carries:
- a CDS encoding peptidase M16, with the translated sequence LMHYPASPLKNAIRESGLCKDSSISVQGDILQPTISIICKHIKKENLDALAQIIRKEIARICKDGFDKKLMEAIINYKEFFLREAQLNRFPKGLFYNLYCIGLWNHGGDPLNFLAFEGYLKELRKGLSEPLFEQLLQNIFVDNPHQSEIHFEPVPGLIAKQEAVTRTELDAYKKTLNKKQINELIEQNLELKKWQEFPDSEEDLNRIPLLSLDDVDPKAQALPCEIEKNKDYTLLKHPVHTNGIAYLKVYFDLAHAAYEDLPWIRLYTQLLGQINSKNYSYAELSNEISNHTGGISLQLDIANSYQTPDDILPKLILSGKAIVNKTPKLMELSAEYALKAVLDNPSRLKSLIQELKAAMEENAITAGMTHTINRMFAPFSQYHALRDKVYGLDYLYFLTELARNMDTDIDKIIVELKWVQDHYFNIHNSIVSITANEDLIPQVVDQLPTLITQFSTEARNPINQEFITRNINEGIAAPIKIQYVVKGGNFFRKGYSYSGKLRVLSNILSNEFLYKELRVKGGAYGGGANFGMDGYQFFYSYRDPNLKESLQTYNEVPEYIRRFQCSKRDMDKYILGDISIMDYPKTPEGIGAQSDRDFITGFTQEDRQQIRDEVLSTTLQDLRQYADMVQAIMDKNHYAVMGNEAKIKESADIFDIITPIYKK